The Bacteroidota bacterium genome includes a window with the following:
- the rpsE gene encoding 30S ribosomal protein S5: MPNVNIKRVKSSEIEFKDRLVSIQRVTKVTKGGRTFSFSAIVVVGNENGVVGYGLGKAKEVTAAIAKGIDDAKKNLVKVPVFNATVPHEMLGKFSGALVFLKPAAPGTGVIAGGAMRAVLESVGVKNVLAKSKGSSNPHSVVKATMNALMKMKDPYTVAMLRNIPMSKVFNG; this comes from the coding sequence ATGCCGAACGTAAACATCAAAAGAGTTAAGTCAAGCGAAATCGAGTTCAAGGACCGGCTTGTAAGCATTCAAAGGGTTACCAAGGTTACCAAGGGCGGTCGTACCTTCAGTTTTTCAGCCATTGTGGTTGTAGGAAATGAAAATGGCGTTGTTGGTTATGGCCTGGGTAAAGCAAAAGAAGTAACGGCAGCTATCGCCAAAGGTATTGACGATGCTAAGAAAAATCTGGTAAAAGTTCCCGTTTTCAATGCTACCGTTCCTCACGAAATGCTCGGTAAATTCAGCGGTGCTCTCGTATTCCTTAAACCTGCTGCTCCCGGTACCGGTGTTATTGCCGGCGGTGCCATGCGCGCCGTGCTTGAAAGCGTTGGTGTAAAGAACGTGCTTGCCAAATCAAAAGGATCATCGAACCCGCACTCTGTGGTAAAAGCTACCATGAATGCACTGATGAAAATGAAAGATCCTTATACGGTGGCTATGTTGAGAAACATCCCCATGAGCAAAGTATTTAACGGATAA
- the rpmC gene encoding 50S ribosomal protein L29: MKKHEVIIELSTPELLERLDAEKKQLLKLRMNHAVSPLENPMKLKDYKKTIARMNTELRRRVINSEALTETSKTGTKTQK, encoded by the coding sequence ATGAAGAAACACGAAGTAATCATTGAGCTTTCGACACCGGAACTGCTTGAAAGGCTTGACGCAGAGAAGAAACAGCTGCTTAAGCTTAGAATGAACCACGCAGTGTCGCCGCTTGAAAATCCGATGAAACTGAAGGATTATAAGAAGACCATCGCTCGCATGAACACCGAATTGAGGCGCAGGGTAATAAACAGCGAGGCTTTGACCGAAACTTCAAAAACCGGAACGAAAACCCAAAAGTAA
- a CDS encoding DNA-directed RNA polymerase subunit alpha, whose protein sequence is MAILAFQKPDKVIMIESDEFFGKFEFRPLEPGYGTTVGNALRRILLSSLEGFAITAVRFEGVDQEFSTMKGVLEDVPEIILNLKKVCFKRQIDTVSSEKVIVTISGKEVFKAGDINSFLSGFQVLNPDVVICHMESNVKLVVELSVDKGRGYVPAEENKISNMPIGTIFIDSIFTPIQNVKFMIENFRVEQKTDYEKLILEVTTNGSIEPKEALKEAAKILIHHFMLFSDEKITLDTEEKAVAEEFDESSLHMRQLLKTKLVDMDLSVRALNCLKAADVETLGDLVAFNKNDLLKFRNFGKKSLTELEELVKAKGLHFGMNVAKYKLDKD, encoded by the coding sequence ATGGCAATATTAGCATTTCAAAAGCCCGATAAGGTTATCATGATCGAATCGGACGAGTTTTTCGGAAAGTTCGAGTTCCGTCCGCTTGAGCCCGGTTATGGCACAACTGTAGGAAATGCACTCCGCAGGATTTTATTATCATCTTTGGAGGGCTTTGCTATTACAGCCGTGAGGTTCGAAGGCGTTGACCAGGAATTTTCAACAATGAAAGGAGTGCTGGAAGACGTTCCCGAGATTATTCTCAACCTCAAGAAAGTTTGCTTCAAAAGGCAAATCGACACGGTGAGCAGCGAAAAGGTAATCGTGACCATTTCAGGGAAAGAAGTTTTTAAAGCCGGCGATATCAACTCATTCCTTTCGGGATTTCAGGTACTCAATCCTGATGTGGTAATCTGCCACATGGAATCCAATGTGAAGTTAGTGGTTGAACTGTCCGTTGACAAAGGCAGAGGCTATGTTCCTGCCGAAGAAAATAAAATTTCAAATATGCCCATCGGCACCATTTTCATCGATTCAATCTTCACGCCTATTCAGAACGTGAAGTTTATGATTGAAAATTTCCGCGTTGAGCAGAAAACCGACTACGAAAAACTGATTCTCGAAGTTACCACCAACGGCTCTATTGAACCCAAAGAAGCACTCAAAGAAGCCGCCAAAATACTCATTCACCACTTTATGCTGTTCTCAGACGAAAAGATTACCCTTGACACTGAAGAAAAAGCCGTGGCTGAAGAATTTGACGAAAGCTCACTTCACATGAGGCAACTCCTCAAAACCAAACTGGTTGATATGGACCTCAGCGTTCGGGCACTCAACTGCCTCAAAGCTGCCGACGTTGAAACCCTGGGCGATTTGGTTGCTTTCAACAAAAATGACCTTCTTAAATTCAGAAATTTCGGTAAAAAATCTCTCACCGAACTCGAAGAACTGGTGAAAGCCAAAGGACTTCATTTCGGGATGAATGTTGCTAAATATAAATTGGATAAGGATTAA
- the rplR gene encoding 50S ribosomal protein L18 has translation MAIKSSKEYRRFRIRKRIRKVVKGTAERPRMSVFRSNKSIYVQLIDDLKGVTLAAASSTAPEVTSEKATKTEQAKKVGKLIAQKAIEAGITNVVFDRNGYLYHGRVKSLADSAREAGLKI, from the coding sequence ATGGCTATCAAGAGTTCTAAAGAATACAGAAGGTTCAGGATCAGGAAAAGGATCCGGAAGGTAGTGAAGGGCACCGCCGAAAGGCCGAGAATGTCAGTCTTCAGAAGCAATAAAAGCATTTATGTTCAGCTTATTGACGACCTGAAAGGCGTTACTCTGGCAGCAGCATCTTCAACGGCTCCCGAAGTCACTTCCGAAAAAGCAACAAAAACCGAACAGGCTAAGAAAGTTGGAAAGCTTATAGCTCAGAAAGCAATCGAAGCAGGTATAACAAACGTTGTCTTTGACAGGAACGGGTACTTGTATCACGGTAGAGTTAAATCATTAGCAGATTCAGCCAGAGAAGCTGGCTTAAAAATATAA
- the rpsN gene encoding 30S ribosomal protein S14 translates to MAKESVKAREVKRQILVERGKEKRLALKAAGDYIAMQKLPKNASPVRLHNRCKLTGRPKGYMRQFGISRINFREMALAGLIPGVRKASW, encoded by the coding sequence ATGGCTAAAGAATCAGTCAAAGCTAGAGAAGTAAAAAGGCAGATATTGGTTGAAAGAGGCAAAGAAAAAAGACTTGCCCTGAAAGCTGCCGGTGATTACATCGCAATGCAAAAACTCCCGAAAAACGCATCACCCGTTCGCTTGCACAATCGTTGCAAACTTACCGGAAGACCCAAAGGCTACATGCGCCAATTCGGAATTTCCCGTATCAACTTCAGGGAAATGGCATTGGCCGGTCTGATACCGGGTGTAAGAAAAGCTAGTTGGTAG
- the rpsH gene encoding 30S ribosomal protein S8, with protein sequence MNTDPIADYLTRIRNAVMANHRMVEIPASNVKKEMTKILFEKGYILNYKFEDMPKPGNIKIALKYHPASKTSAISTIQRISTPGLRKYVAADELPRVLNGLGIAIISTSQGLMTDKEARKLKVGGEVICYVS encoded by the coding sequence ATGAATACCGATCCAATTGCAGATTATCTGACCAGAATCAGAAACGCGGTTATGGCAAATCACAGAATGGTTGAAATTCCTGCTTCAAATGTTAAAAAGGAAATGACCAAAATACTGTTCGAAAAAGGCTATATCCTGAACTACAAATTTGAGGATATGCCGAAACCGGGAAATATCAAGATCGCTCTGAAGTATCATCCGGCATCGAAAACATCGGCCATCAGCACCATTCAAAGGATCAGTACGCCAGGTCTGCGTAAATACGTAGCCGCCGACGAACTGCCCCGCGTGTTGAACGGTCTTGGCATTGCCATCATATCCACATCACAAGGTCTGATGACCGATAAAGAAGCCCGCAAACTTAAAGTTGGTGGCGAAGTAATTTGTTACGTAAGTTAA
- the rpsK gene encoding 30S ribosomal protein S11, whose product MAKAAAATKTTKKRVVKVDAIGRAYIVASFNNIIITLTNSTGQVVSWASAGKMGFRGSKKNTPYAGQTAAAECSKVAHDQGMRKVKVFVKGPGSGRESAIRSIHNSGIEVTEIVDVTPLPHNGCRPPKRRRV is encoded by the coding sequence ATGGCAAAAGCTGCTGCTGCTACCAAAACCACGAAAAAAAGAGTGGTTAAAGTTGATGCGATAGGAAGAGCATACATTGTTGCCTCATTCAATAACATCATCATTACCCTGACCAACAGTACCGGTCAGGTGGTTTCATGGGCCTCGGCCGGTAAAATGGGATTCCGCGGTTCAAAGAAAAATACACCTTATGCAGGTCAAACTGCCGCTGCTGAATGTTCAAAAGTGGCCCACGACCAAGGCATGAGAAAAGTGAAAGTATTTGTAAAAGGCCCCGGTTCGGGACGCGAATCAGCAATCAGGTCGATCCATAATTCAGGTATCGAAGTTACCGAGATTGTTGACGTTACCCCATTGCCACACAATGGCTGCAGGCCTCCTAAAAGGCGCAGGGTATAA
- the rpsQ gene encoding 30S ribosomal protein S17 yields MEERNFRKEKIGVVKSNKMQNSIVVNVVRKVKHPKYGKFVKKTSTFMADDAKNECSIGDTVRISETRPLSKNKCWRLVEIIEKVK; encoded by the coding sequence ATGGAAGAAAGAAATTTCAGAAAAGAGAAAATCGGGGTTGTTAAAAGCAACAAGATGCAAAACAGCATCGTAGTGAACGTGGTACGGAAGGTAAAACACCCTAAGTACGGTAAATTCGTCAAGAAAACCAGCACATTCATGGCAGATGACGCGAAAAACGAATGCAGCATCGGAGATACCGTGCGCATATCAGAAACCCGCCCCCTGAGCAAGAATAAATGTTGGAGATTGGTTGAAATCATTGAAAAGGTCAAATAA
- the rplP gene encoding 50S ribosomal protein L16 gives MLQPKKTKFRKMQKQKMKGNAKRGSQIAFGSFAIKTMDEAWITARQLEAARQAITRYMKREGQLWIRIFPDKPVTKKPAEVRMGKGKGAVEYYVARVTPGRIMFEIDGVSSAIAKEALRLGAQKMSVKTKMVVRRDYIEE, from the coding sequence ATGTTACAGCCGAAGAAGACGAAATTTAGGAAGATGCAGAAACAAAAGATGAAAGGCAATGCCAAAAGAGGCAGCCAGATCGCTTTTGGATCTTTCGCAATCAAAACAATGGACGAAGCCTGGATCACCGCTCGGCAGTTAGAAGCAGCCCGTCAGGCCATCACACGTTACATGAAACGTGAAGGTCAGTTGTGGATCAGGATATTCCCCGACAAACCGGTAACCAAAAAACCCGCCGAAGTTCGTATGGGTAAAGGAAAAGGAGCCGTGGAATATTATGTAGCCCGCGTAACACCCGGTCGCATCATGTTCGAAATAGATGGCGTATCCTCGGCCATAGCCAAGGAAGCTCTCCGTTTGGGCGCCCAGAAAATGTCAGTAAAAACAAAAATGGTAGTCAGAAGAGACTACATAGAAGAATAA
- the map gene encoding type I methionyl aminopeptidase gives MIHYRSEEEIELLRRSSLLVGKTLAEVAGMLKSGITTQSIDKIAEEYILDNGAVPGFKNYNGYPATLCISVNEEVVHGIPGKKILKDGDIVSVDCGTIMNGYYGDSAYTFIIGETDEARMQLLRITKESLYKGIEAAKAGNRVGDIGNAVQSHVEQYKYTVVRDLVGHGLGTNLHEEPQVPNYGKRGSGVKLGEGMVICIEPMINLGRKEVVQAADGWTIRTADRQPSAHFEHTVAIMKGRTEILSTFELIEKVNNNNIKVVF, from the coding sequence ATGATACATTACCGTTCAGAAGAAGAAATTGAGTTATTAAGAAGAAGTTCTTTGCTTGTTGGAAAGACCCTGGCCGAAGTTGCGGGCATGCTTAAATCAGGAATTACCACTCAGTCAATCGATAAAATTGCTGAAGAATACATTCTGGATAATGGAGCAGTGCCGGGCTTCAAGAATTACAACGGATATCCCGCCACCCTTTGCATCTCGGTAAACGAGGAAGTGGTACACGGAATACCGGGCAAAAAAATTCTTAAGGACGGCGATATCGTTTCTGTTGATTGCGGAACGATTATGAATGGTTATTACGGTGATTCTGCTTATACTTTTATAATAGGCGAAACCGACGAAGCGCGGATGCAGTTGCTGCGAATAACCAAAGAAAGCCTGTACAAAGGAATTGAAGCTGCCAAAGCAGGCAATAGGGTGGGTGATATCGGAAATGCCGTTCAAAGCCATGTTGAGCAATACAAATATACTGTTGTGCGCGACCTGGTGGGGCACGGACTCGGAACAAACCTGCACGAAGAACCGCAGGTGCCTAATTACGGCAAACGAGGCAGCGGTGTGAAACTGGGAGAAGGAATGGTAATCTGCATTGAGCCGATGATCAACCTCGGAAGAAAAGAAGTAGTGCAGGCGGCAGACGGATGGACCATACGAACAGCAGACAGACAACCATCGGCACATTTTGAACATACCGTGGCGATAATGAAGGGAAGAACAGAGATATTGTCAACGTTTGAATTGATAGAAAAAGTTAACAACAATAATATTAAAGTAGTTTTTTAA
- the rpsD gene encoding 30S ribosomal protein S4 codes for MARYIGPKTRIARKFKEPIYGPDKNFEKRNFPPGQHGNSKKRKKTSEYGIQLQEKQKAKYTYGILERQFKNTFERAQRKKGVTGEILLQLIESRLDNVVYRLGIAPTRSAARQLVSHCHITVNGSVLNVPSAALKPGDVVGVREKSKSLEVIGESINHRGNRYNWLEWDDATQTGKFASYPERDQIPENINEQLIVELYSK; via the coding sequence ATGGCAAGATATATTGGTCCAAAAACAAGAATAGCCCGTAAGTTCAAGGAGCCTATCTACGGCCCCGATAAAAATTTCGAGAAAAGGAATTTTCCCCCGGGACAGCATGGTAATTCCAAAAAACGGAAAAAAACTTCTGAGTATGGAATTCAGCTCCAGGAAAAACAGAAAGCCAAATACACTTATGGCATTCTTGAACGTCAGTTTAAAAACACGTTTGAGCGCGCACAGCGCAAAAAAGGCGTTACCGGCGAAATCCTGCTGCAGCTTATCGAGTCACGTCTGGATAATGTGGTGTACCGCCTTGGTATCGCCCCTACACGTTCAGCCGCTCGCCAGCTTGTCAGCCATTGCCACATTACCGTTAACGGCAGTGTGTTGAATGTTCCGTCAGCTGCCCTCAAACCGGGCGACGTTGTTGGTGTCAGGGAAAAATCAAAATCACTCGAAGTTATCGGCGAATCCATCAATCACAGAGGAAATCGCTATAACTGGCTGGAGTGGGACGATGCAACACAAACCGGAAAATTTGCAAGCTATCCCGAAAGAGATCAGATTCCCGAAAACATCAACGAACAACTGATTGTTGAGTTGTACTCTAAATAA
- the infA gene encoding translation initiation factor IF-1 — protein MTKQTSIQQDGTVLESLGNAMFRVELENGHVIIAHISGKMRMHYIKILPGDKVRVEISPYDLTKGRITFRYK, from the coding sequence ATGACAAAACAAACATCCATTCAACAAGATGGTACCGTACTCGAATCACTGGGTAATGCCATGTTCAGAGTTGAATTGGAAAACGGGCACGTAATTATTGCGCACATTTCAGGAAAAATGCGCATGCATTACATCAAGATTTTGCCCGGAGATAAAGTGCGGGTAGAAATATCTCCCTATGATTTAACAAAAGGTAGAATTACGTTCAGATATAAATAA
- the secY gene encoding preprotein translocase subunit SecY, with amino-acid sequence MKRFFQTVRNIYKIDDLRKRILYTLGIILIYRLGSYIVLPGVDPHYLDALHKQSSDGLLGLLNMFSGGAFSNASIFALGIMPYISASIVVQLLGMAIPYFQRLQKEGESGRKKINQITRYLTVFITAAQAPGYVANLVSKLPNQAITPFNPEAAPTTFFWISSVVILVAGTMFVMWLGEKITDKGIGNGISMIIMIGIIARLPFALVGEFVSRMEEQGGGLVVFIVELVVLVLVILLCILLVQGTRRIPVQYAKRIVGNKQYGGVRQYIPLKVNAAGVMPIIFAQAIMFLPLTIVSYANIEALSGIARTFTDFNGFWYNFTFGVFIVLFTYFYTAITVNPNQMADDMKKNGGFIPGIKPGKKTAEFIDNVMSKITLPGSMFLAVVAIMPALVRLMGVNSQFAQFYGGTSLLILVGVVLDTLQQIESHLLMRHYDGLTKSGRIKGRSTVGMTG; translated from the coding sequence ATGAAAAGATTTTTTCAGACAGTTCGCAACATTTATAAGATCGATGATCTCAGGAAGAGAATTCTCTATACTTTGGGAATCATTCTTATATACAGGCTCGGATCCTATATCGTCCTTCCTGGTGTTGACCCCCATTATCTGGACGCCCTCCATAAACAATCATCAGATGGTCTGCTTGGCCTTCTGAATATGTTTTCCGGCGGCGCCTTCTCCAATGCGTCTATTTTCGCACTTGGAATCATGCCGTACATCTCGGCTTCAATCGTTGTACAGCTGCTCGGAATGGCAATACCCTATTTCCAGCGCTTACAGAAAGAAGGCGAAAGTGGACGCAAAAAAATCAACCAGATTACTCGCTACTTGACAGTATTTATTACTGCAGCGCAAGCGCCTGGTTATGTTGCCAATCTTGTCAGCAAACTCCCCAATCAAGCGATTACGCCATTCAATCCGGAAGCTGCACCAACAACCTTCTTCTGGATTTCATCGGTTGTAATACTTGTTGCCGGTACCATGTTTGTGATGTGGCTCGGCGAAAAAATTACCGATAAAGGAATTGGTAACGGTATCTCCATGATTATTATGATTGGTATCATTGCCCGTCTGCCTTTCGCTTTAGTGGGTGAATTTGTTTCACGTATGGAAGAGCAGGGCGGAGGTCTGGTAGTATTCATCGTTGAACTTGTGGTGCTGGTACTTGTAATACTTTTGTGTATCTTGCTTGTTCAGGGAACCCGGCGAATTCCGGTACAATACGCCAAAAGAATCGTTGGCAACAAACAGTACGGTGGTGTACGTCAGTATATTCCTCTTAAAGTGAATGCTGCCGGCGTTATGCCTATCATTTTTGCTCAGGCTATCATGTTTCTGCCACTTACCATTGTAAGCTATGCAAACATTGAGGCACTGTCGGGCATTGCACGTACATTTACCGATTTCAACGGATTCTGGTATAATTTCACTTTTGGTGTCTTTATCGTATTATTTACGTATTTTTATACCGCCATTACGGTGAACCCGAATCAGATGGCAGATGATATGAAGAAAAACGGTGGCTTTATTCCCGGAATTAAACCCGGTAAAAAAACTGCTGAGTTTATAGATAATGTAATGTCGAAGATAACCCTGCCGGGCTCTATGTTTCTGGCAGTGGTAGCTATCATGCCTGCTTTAGTAAGGCTGATGGGTGTAAACTCACAGTTTGCACAGTTCTACGGCGGCACATCATTACTTATTTTGGTAGGCGTTGTATTGGATACATTGCAACAAATAGAAAGTCACCTGCTGATGCGTCATTATGACGGGCTTACAAAATCAGGCAGGATAAAAGGACGCTCTACGGTTGGAATGACCGGTTGA
- the rplE gene encoding 50S ribosomal protein L5, protein MNTNDRLKIKYYEEIVPALTKQFQYKNNMQVPRLLKICVNQGLGHAIADKKLVETGAEEMSNITGQRAVQTRSRKDISNFKLRKGMPIGVRVTLRGIIMYEFLDRLISVAIPRIRDFRGINDKGFDGRGNYTFGITEQIIFPEINIDKINKINGLDVTFVTSAKTDQEAFALLKEFGIPFKNQK, encoded by the coding sequence ATGAATACCAACGACAGACTCAAGATAAAGTATTATGAGGAAATTGTTCCGGCACTGACCAAACAGTTTCAGTATAAGAACAATATGCAGGTTCCCCGCCTCCTTAAAATTTGTGTGAATCAGGGACTCGGACATGCAATAGCCGACAAAAAATTGGTTGAGACAGGCGCTGAAGAAATGTCGAATATCACCGGACAAAGAGCCGTTCAGACTCGCTCACGGAAAGATATCTCCAACTTCAAACTCAGAAAAGGAATGCCTATCGGTGTAAGGGTTACCCTCAGGGGAATCATTATGTACGAATTCCTTGACAGGCTTATCTCAGTTGCCATCCCTCGTATCCGCGACTTTCGCGGTATCAACGACAAGGGTTTTGACGGCCGCGGTAATTATACATTCGGCATCACCGAGCAGATTATATTTCCTGAAATCAATATTGACAAAATCAATAAAATCAATGGTCTTGATGTTACGTTTGTAACCTCAGCCAAAACAGATCAGGAAGCATTTGCACTATTGAAAGAATTTGGAATCCCATTTAAAAACCAGAAATAA
- the rpmJ gene encoding 50S ribosomal protein L36, whose product MKIRASIKKRTPEDKIVRRKGVLFVINKKNPKYKQRQK is encoded by the coding sequence ATGAAAATCAGAGCCAGTATCAAGAAAAGAACCCCGGAAGACAAAATCGTCAGAAGGAAAGGTGTACTCTTTGTGATTAACAAGAAAAATCCTAAGTACAAACAAAGGCAGAAATAA
- the rplO gene encoding 50S ribosomal protein L15: MDLSNLKPADGSTKKRKRIGRGQGSGRGGTSTRGNNGAQSRSGYSRKLAFEGGQMALIRRLPKFGFKNINRVEYHGINLDRLQTLAEEKNLTTITVEVLVENGLAAKKDLVKILGRGELKIKLDVTAHAFSATATKAIEAIGGTATKIG, translated from the coding sequence ATGGATTTAAGTAATCTGAAACCCGCTGACGGTTCAACAAAAAAACGCAAACGTATTGGTCGGGGACAAGGCTCAGGCAGAGGCGGTACTTCTACAAGAGGTAACAATGGCGCTCAGTCACGTTCCGGCTATTCACGCAAACTCGCTTTTGAAGGTGGTCAGATGGCCCTCATACGCAGGTTGCCGAAATTCGGGTTTAAAAATATCAATAGGGTAGAGTATCATGGTATCAACCTTGATCGCTTACAAACACTTGCCGAAGAGAAAAATCTTACGACAATTACTGTTGAAGTCCTTGTTGAGAATGGCCTTGCAGCCAAAAAAGACCTGGTAAAAATTCTCGGACGAGGCGAACTCAAGATTAAACTTGATGTTACAGCCCATGCATTTTCGGCTACAGCAACAAAAGCAATTGAAGCAATTGGTGGAACCGCAACAAAAATTGGATAA
- the rplF gene encoding 50S ribosomal protein L6, which translates to MSRIGKLPIDLPGDVKVTVSADNVVTVKGPKGQLTQEVDKLITVEVGADKVIVSRANDEREARSRHGLYRSLIANMITGVKTGFRTEQELIGVGYKAEAKGQLLEMALGYSHNLIFELAPEIQAQTINERGKPPTIILESIDKQLLGQVAHKIRSYRKPEPYKGKGIRFKGEILRKKAGKSAVQK; encoded by the coding sequence ATGTCACGTATAGGTAAATTACCAATAGACTTGCCGGGCGACGTTAAAGTTACCGTTTCAGCAGACAATGTGGTTACGGTAAAAGGTCCCAAAGGACAGCTTACTCAGGAAGTCGATAAACTGATTACCGTTGAGGTAGGTGCAGATAAAGTTATTGTATCACGCGCAAACGATGAACGCGAAGCCCGCTCAAGACACGGCTTGTATCGCTCACTCATTGCCAATATGATTACAGGCGTGAAAACAGGCTTTCGCACCGAGCAGGAACTCATAGGTGTTGGTTATAAAGCAGAAGCCAAAGGGCAATTGCTCGAAATGGCGTTGGGCTATTCGCACAACCTTATTTTCGAGTTGGCTCCCGAAATTCAGGCACAAACCATTAACGAAAGGGGTAAGCCTCCCACGATTATCCTCGAATCAATTGACAAACAATTGCTCGGACAGGTGGCTCACAAAATCCGTTCGTACCGTAAACCTGAACCTTACAAGGGAAAAGGTATCCGCTTCAAAGGCGAGATTCTCAGGAAAAAAGCCGGTAAATCAGCAGTACAGAAATAA
- the rplX gene encoding 50S ribosomal protein L24, translating to MSPKIKIKKGDLVTVIAGDSKGQTGKVLKVQIEKNKAIVEGVNLMTKHTKPNAQNSKGGILKKEAAIHISNLMINDSSGKPTRAGRKTDEKSGKLVRYSKNSEKMEVLK from the coding sequence ATGTCACCCAAGATCAAAATAAAAAAAGGAGACCTCGTGACTGTAATTGCGGGCGACTCTAAAGGCCAGACGGGAAAAGTCCTGAAAGTGCAGATCGAAAAAAATAAGGCCATCGTGGAAGGTGTTAATCTGATGACCAAGCATACCAAACCCAATGCGCAAAACTCAAAGGGCGGTATCCTGAAAAAAGAAGCAGCCATCCATATTTCAAACCTTATGATCAACGACTCATCGGGCAAACCCACCAGAGCCGGCAGAAAAACGGATGAGAAATCCGGGAAACTGGTAAGATATTCAAAGAATTCAGAAAAGATGGAGGTGCTTAAATAA
- the rpsM gene encoding 30S ribosomal protein S13, whose protein sequence is MARIAGIDLPKNKSGEIGLTYIYGIARSSARKILAEAGIELAKKVQDWTDAEQTAVRNIINEKFRVEGALRSEVQMNIKRLMDIGCYRGVRHRSGLPVRGQSTKNNARTRKGKRKTVANKKKATKG, encoded by the coding sequence ATGGCACGTATTGCTGGTATAGATTTACCAAAAAACAAATCCGGGGAAATAGGTTTAACCTATATCTACGGCATTGCCCGCTCATCGGCTCGCAAAATTCTTGCTGAAGCAGGTATCGAACTCGCAAAGAAAGTCCAGGACTGGACCGATGCCGAGCAGACAGCTGTTCGTAATATCATCAATGAAAAATTCAGGGTAGAAGGTGCCCTGCGTTCTGAAGTTCAGATGAACATCAAACGCCTTATGGATATTGGTTGTTACCGCGGAGTACGTCATCGTTCAGGTTTACCTGTTAGAGGACAAAGCACCAAAAACAACGCCCGTACCCGTAAAGGAAAAAGAAAAACCGTTGCCAACAAGAAGAAAGCAACCAAGGGTTAA
- the rplN gene encoding 50S ribosomal protein L14: MIQQESRLIVADNSGAKEVLCIRVLGGTRKKYASLGDKIIVTVKSAIPSGGIKKGTVSKAIVVRTKKEVRRADGSYIRFDDNAVVLLNPAEELRGTRIFGPVARELREKQFMKIISLAPEVL, from the coding sequence ATGATACAGCAAGAATCACGTTTGATAGTGGCCGACAACAGCGGTGCCAAAGAAGTACTTTGCATTCGCGTGTTGGGCGGGACCAGAAAAAAATACGCTTCACTGGGCGATAAAATTATTGTCACAGTAAAAAGCGCTATTCCTTCAGGTGGCATCAAAAAGGGAACAGTTTCCAAAGCCATCGTTGTGCGGACCAAGAAAGAAGTAAGAAGGGCCGATGGCTCTTACATCCGCTTCGACGATAACGCAGTGGTTCTGCTAAACCCTGCCGAAGAACTCAGGGGAACCCGTATCTTTGGACCCGTTGCCCGCGAACTGAGGGAAAAACAATTTATGAAAATCATTTCACTGGCACCCGAAGTGCTTTAA
- the rpmD gene encoding 50S ribosomal protein L30: MKKIRITQIKSGIGHPERQKATLKALGIRRMHHTVEHEATEQIVGMVRKVRHLVTVVEL, from the coding sequence ATGAAGAAGATAAGAATCACACAGATAAAAAGCGGCATTGGACACCCCGAACGCCAGAAAGCGACCCTGAAGGCTCTCGGAATCAGAAGAATGCACCACACGGTTGAGCACGAAGCCACCGAACAGATTGTGGGTATGGTAAGAAAAGTAAGGCACCTGGTGACCGTAGTAGAATTATAA